The proteins below come from a single Marinobacter bohaiensis genomic window:
- a CDS encoding SGNH/GDSL hydrolase family protein: MEQVTHQGPMVPGHYFKHLLRAAGAVALAAVLTGCGGAGSLLSNPRVTDADNDQVVTVGDSIFALSGELQDFLEEEAGETFRRYTLSGAEITGGALATSVANQYRQAYADNPAIDTVVMDGGGNDILIPAIALDPYDCKTQWYEFGQLSDKCKALVDDIYVDAVNLLNEMHADGVDNVIYLGYYYTKNGVFLLDSMEEAVDYGDLRLGQACSFSVANCQFVDPRASISDGDIIADGIHPNTNGSRKLADLVWPRLQPLL, translated from the coding sequence ATGGAACAAGTGACACATCAGGGGCCAATGGTGCCCGGACATTATTTCAAACATCTCCTGCGGGCCGCCGGTGCGGTCGCTTTGGCGGCCGTACTCACCGGTTGTGGTGGCGCCGGCAGTCTGCTCAGCAATCCCCGCGTGACCGATGCCGACAATGACCAGGTGGTCACCGTCGGCGACTCGATCTTCGCGCTGTCCGGGGAGCTGCAGGATTTCCTCGAGGAAGAAGCGGGTGAGACCTTCCGCCGTTACACGCTCTCCGGTGCGGAGATTACCGGCGGCGCCCTGGCGACGTCCGTGGCGAACCAGTATCGGCAGGCCTACGCGGACAATCCGGCCATCGACACGGTGGTGATGGATGGCGGCGGGAACGACATCCTGATTCCGGCGATCGCCCTCGATCCGTACGACTGCAAGACCCAGTGGTACGAGTTCGGCCAACTCAGCGACAAGTGCAAGGCGCTGGTGGACGACATCTACGTGGACGCGGTCAACCTGCTCAACGAGATGCACGCGGACGGCGTCGATAACGTCATCTACCTGGGCTACTACTACACCAAGAACGGTGTTTTCCTGCTCGACAGCATGGAGGAGGCCGTGGATTACGGCGATCTCCGTCTGGGGCAGGCCTGCAGTTTCTCGGTGGCCAACTGCCAGTTTGTCGATCCGCGCGCGTCGATCAGCGACGGCGACATCATCGCCGACGGCATCCACCCCAACACCAACGGATCGCGCAAGCTGGCCGACCTGGTCTGGCCCAGGCTGCAACCGTTGCTCTGA
- a CDS encoding putative bifunctional diguanylate cyclase/phosphodiesterase has protein sequence MAGSAAPSSRQHRLKTAALVSGLIVLVLVAAGFTVSVVQIQSAITAYVGGESIWSRAHLTAGIHLDAYAATGEEAELDAGHQWLRIPLGDMAARQAMEARELDREAARAGLLQGDNHPDDIAGMIWLFRYFGGLAPFERAIQAWRDTDPYLTELRDISLALAEERRSASPDRMRLLALRDRLSQVNDQLSVYAHRFRSAMGEAARWATQVLSIASIVFLALLAVLAWLLANRLTFLLRSSDQKFRAIFEQTAVGILQVGADGRMLDANQAAAEILGRPVDSLRSHRLEDLIHPEDRLLSESSRRDLLTGHTASYTVEQRLQKTGGDLLWARLTVSRMQEGQQGPGYFVVMLEDISESRRMAMKLSYQATHDELTGLLNRREFEHRLAAMLGQTRAEGGQHALCFIDLDQFKVVNDTSGHGAGDELLRQVSRLAADSVRERDVLARLGGDEFGLILEDCDLETASGIAEKLRAALEDIVFTWEGKSHSIGASIGVVPVSAQAPDISGLLRAVDIACYMAKEGGRNRVYLSAEDDQQLHRQQGEMAWLNRIQTALLENRFHLDAQLIVPSSGARPGLRYEVLIRLTGEEGQPIPPSAFLPAAERFGIINKLDRWVVTEVLSTLARHPDHLTQLEACHINLSGRSFDQPDFTGFVVAQIEQSRVPAHKLCFEITETAAAQNLSDVQDFMQRLAGLGCTFALDDFGTGVSSFSYLSLLSVDFLKIDGSFVRHIGDRPTDRAIVRAIHEIGHTLGMQTIAEFVETEAVRANLERLGVNYLQGFGLHRPRPLTDLLQEPPDTTALRVGVIPG, from the coding sequence ATGGCAGGGAGCGCAGCCCCCTCCTCCCGACAACACCGTCTGAAAACCGCGGCCCTGGTGTCCGGTCTGATCGTACTGGTGCTCGTCGCGGCCGGGTTCACGGTATCCGTGGTCCAGATCCAGTCAGCCATCACCGCCTATGTGGGTGGCGAGAGCATCTGGTCCCGCGCTCACCTGACCGCCGGTATCCATCTTGACGCCTACGCCGCCACCGGCGAAGAGGCCGAACTGGACGCAGGCCATCAATGGCTGCGGATTCCACTGGGTGACATGGCCGCCCGCCAGGCCATGGAAGCCCGCGAGCTGGACCGGGAGGCAGCCCGGGCCGGCCTGCTGCAGGGAGACAACCATCCCGACGACATCGCGGGGATGATCTGGCTGTTCCGCTACTTTGGCGGCCTGGCACCATTCGAGCGCGCCATCCAGGCCTGGCGGGATACCGACCCGTACCTGACCGAGCTGCGCGATATCAGTCTTGCCCTGGCCGAGGAAAGGCGCAGCGCCTCACCGGACCGGATGCGCCTGCTGGCGCTGCGAGACCGGCTATCGCAGGTCAACGACCAGCTCAGTGTGTATGCGCATCGCTTCCGGAGCGCCATGGGCGAGGCCGCGCGCTGGGCCACCCAGGTTCTGTCGATCGCCAGTATCGTGTTCCTCGCCCTGCTGGCGGTTCTCGCCTGGTTGCTGGCCAATCGCCTGACCTTCCTGCTGCGCAGCAGCGACCAGAAATTCCGGGCCATCTTTGAGCAGACGGCGGTTGGCATCCTCCAGGTCGGCGCCGACGGCCGGATGCTGGACGCCAACCAGGCAGCCGCGGAGATCCTCGGGCGTCCGGTGGACTCACTCCGGAGCCATCGCCTGGAAGACCTGATCCACCCCGAGGACCGGCTACTGAGTGAATCGTCCCGGCGCGACCTGCTCACTGGCCACACCGCCAGCTACACGGTGGAGCAGCGGCTGCAGAAAACCGGCGGTGATCTGTTGTGGGCGCGCCTGACCGTGTCCCGGATGCAGGAGGGACAACAAGGGCCGGGGTATTTCGTGGTCATGCTTGAGGACATTTCCGAATCGCGCCGCATGGCCATGAAACTCAGTTACCAGGCCACCCACGACGAACTCACCGGCCTGCTCAACCGACGCGAGTTCGAGCACCGGCTGGCGGCCATGCTGGGTCAGACCCGTGCCGAGGGCGGCCAGCACGCCCTGTGTTTTATCGACCTGGACCAGTTCAAAGTGGTCAACGACACCTCCGGGCACGGCGCCGGCGACGAACTGCTGCGCCAGGTGTCGCGGCTGGCCGCCGACTCCGTTCGTGAGCGCGACGTGCTGGCCCGGCTGGGGGGCGACGAATTCGGCCTGATCCTGGAGGACTGCGACCTGGAAACCGCCTCGGGGATTGCGGAAAAGCTGCGCGCGGCGCTGGAGGACATCGTCTTCACCTGGGAAGGGAAAAGCCATTCCATCGGCGCCAGTATCGGTGTGGTACCAGTCAGCGCCCAGGCACCGGACATCAGTGGCCTGCTGCGCGCGGTGGATATCGCCTGTTACATGGCCAAGGAGGGCGGCCGCAACAGGGTCTACCTGTCCGCGGAGGACGACCAGCAGCTGCACCGCCAGCAGGGGGAAATGGCCTGGCTCAACCGCATCCAGACGGCCCTGCTGGAGAATCGCTTCCACCTGGACGCGCAACTGATTGTGCCCTCAAGCGGCGCGAGGCCGGGGCTGCGCTATGAGGTTCTGATCCGGCTCACCGGCGAGGAAGGACAGCCAATACCGCCCTCGGCGTTCCTGCCGGCGGCGGAGCGCTTCGGCATCATCAACAAGCTGGATCGCTGGGTCGTTACCGAGGTGCTCAGCACCCTGGCCCGCCATCCCGATCACCTGACGCAACTCGAGGCCTGCCACATCAACCTCTCGGGTCGCTCCTTCGACCAGCCGGATTTCACCGGTTTCGTGGTGGCGCAGATCGAACAGTCCCGGGTGCCGGCCCACAAGCTCTGCTTCGAGATCACTGAAACGGCGGCCGCCCAGAATCTCTCGGACGTGCAGGATTTCATGCAGCGCCTGGCCGGGCTGGGATGCACCTTCGCGCTGGACGATTTCGGCACCGGCGTCTCCTCTTTCAGCTACCTCAGCCTGCTGTCGGTGGACTTTCTCAAGATCGACGGCAGCTTCGTGCGCCACATCGGCGACCGGCCAACCGACCGGGCCATCGTCCGGGCGATCCACGAGATCGGACACACACTGGGTATGCAGACCATCGCCGAGTTCGTGGAAACGGAGGCGGTGCGTGCCAACCTGGAGCGCCTGGGCGTCAATTACCTGCAGGGCTTCGGGCTGCATCGACCACGCCCGTTGACGGATTTGCTGCAAGAGCCTCCCGATACGACGGCGCTGCGCGTCGGCGTGATTCCCGGCTAG
- a CDS encoding DksA/TraR family C4-type zinc finger protein: MAGGWTRDGAVQDQIDSTVDDALQRARSELPQGESSKFCEECDALIPRARREALPGVKLCVSCQAEHDREQTSFSGYNRRGSKDSQLR, translated from the coding sequence ATGGCAGGTGGATGGACGCGGGATGGCGCCGTTCAGGATCAGATCGACAGCACCGTCGACGATGCCCTGCAACGTGCCCGCAGCGAATTGCCCCAGGGCGAGAGCAGCAAGTTCTGCGAGGAGTGCGATGCCCTTATTCCCAGGGCGCGTCGCGAAGCCCTGCCCGGGGTGAAACTGTGCGTGAGCTGCCAGGCCGAGCACGACCGTGAACAGACGTCGTTCAGCGGCTACAACCGCCGTGGCAGCAAGGACAGTCAGCTGCGCTGA
- a CDS encoding patatin-like phospholipase family protein, giving the protein MEVVSGEGNTTAPSALVVEGGAMRGIFAAGVLDAFLAENFMDFDFTVGVSAGSTNLIGYLAGDYGRNHTVITGHACRPEFINWRRFLRGGHLCDVGWLWHQSYRDVALNFERYLSQGIPLWVGTTAIETGTPRYYRIDADNLHDVFTASCSIPVAYRTFPEVDGLPMTDGGIADSIPVEWAYEQGARDITVVLSRPQGFRKQPSRFPALMRPLFREHPALYQAVVSRAARYNATLDFIESPPDGCRVRVVAPPEDFPVGRLTTDAEKLETGYQQGVRAARRYLGVPLGSQADASPDTPDLPAGGVSRPEERPAAR; this is encoded by the coding sequence ATGGAAGTCGTATCGGGTGAGGGAAATACCACAGCGCCGTCGGCCCTGGTGGTCGAAGGAGGCGCTATGCGCGGCATCTTCGCCGCGGGGGTGCTCGACGCCTTCCTGGCCGAGAATTTCATGGATTTCGACTTCACCGTCGGGGTGTCCGCCGGCTCCACCAACCTGATCGGCTACCTGGCCGGCGACTACGGCCGCAACCACACGGTCATCACCGGCCACGCCTGCCGCCCGGAATTCATCAACTGGCGCCGTTTCCTGCGCGGCGGGCACCTGTGCGATGTGGGCTGGTTATGGCACCAGTCCTACCGCGATGTGGCGCTCAACTTCGAGCGCTACCTCAGCCAGGGTATTCCGCTGTGGGTGGGCACCACCGCCATCGAGACCGGCACACCGCGCTATTACCGGATCGACGCCGATAACCTGCACGACGTGTTCACCGCCTCCTGCTCCATCCCGGTGGCTTACCGGACGTTCCCGGAAGTGGACGGTCTGCCCATGACCGACGGCGGCATTGCCGATTCCATTCCGGTGGAGTGGGCCTATGAGCAAGGCGCTCGGGACATCACCGTGGTGCTGTCCCGGCCACAGGGGTTCCGCAAGCAGCCGTCCCGCTTCCCCGCGCTGATGCGCCCGCTGTTCCGCGAGCATCCGGCGCTGTACCAGGCGGTGGTGTCCCGCGCCGCGCGCTACAACGCCACCCTGGACTTCATCGAATCGCCGCCGGACGGCTGTCGGGTCCGCGTGGTCGCCCCGCCCGAGGACTTTCCGGTAGGCAGGCTGACCACCGATGCCGAAAAGCTGGAAACCGGCTACCAGCAGGGTGTGCGCGCCGCCCGGCGCTATCTCGGCGTACCGCTGGGCAGCCAGGCCGATGCTTCGCCGGACACCCCGGATCTGCCGGCGGGCGGCGTCTCCCGGCCGGAGGAGCGACCAGCCGCCCGTTGA
- a CDS encoding sodium:calcium antiporter, whose product MDTLIWALVALVGTAVIWKGSGLLETASARLAAYYALPDIVQGAVVVAIGSSFPELSTTVISTLVHGEFELGVAAIVGSALFNILIIPAAAGLSTRKQLRANRDLVYKEAQFYMIAVAVLTLTFAFAAIYHPVEDGEAIRGEMTRWLALMPVGLYLLYIFVQYQDTLDQSQPSDIEGIAPGREWLRLGVSLIVIVAGVEALVRAAIQFGEIFDTPSFLWGITVVAAGTSIPDAFVSVRAARDGRGITSIANVLGSNTFDLLVCIPAGVLIAGATVVNFSVAAPMLAILTAATILLFLMMRTHMVLSRAESVGLLVFYAAFVVWISAECFGLIDWVPSLPPATGAA is encoded by the coding sequence ATGGACACCCTCATCTGGGCCCTGGTCGCCCTCGTCGGCACCGCGGTCATCTGGAAAGGCAGCGGCCTGCTGGAAACCGCCAGCGCACGGCTGGCGGCCTATTACGCGCTGCCGGACATCGTGCAGGGAGCGGTGGTCGTGGCGATCGGGTCCAGCTTTCCGGAGCTGTCCACCACGGTCATCTCCACCCTGGTCCACGGGGAGTTCGAGCTGGGGGTGGCGGCCATCGTTGGCTCGGCGCTGTTCAACATCCTGATCATTCCCGCCGCAGCGGGCCTGAGCACCCGCAAGCAGCTGCGCGCCAATCGGGATCTGGTGTACAAGGAAGCCCAGTTCTACATGATCGCCGTGGCGGTGCTGACCCTGACGTTCGCGTTCGCCGCCATCTACCACCCGGTCGAAGACGGCGAAGCGATCCGGGGCGAGATGACCCGCTGGCTGGCGCTGATGCCGGTCGGGCTGTACCTGCTGTACATCTTCGTGCAGTACCAGGACACGCTGGATCAGTCCCAGCCCTCAGACATCGAAGGCATCGCGCCGGGCCGCGAGTGGCTGCGGTTGGGCGTTTCGCTGATCGTGATCGTGGCCGGCGTGGAAGCGCTGGTGCGGGCCGCCATCCAGTTCGGCGAGATTTTCGACACCCCCAGTTTCCTGTGGGGCATCACCGTGGTGGCGGCCGGCACCTCGATTCCGGACGCCTTTGTATCGGTCCGCGCGGCCCGCGACGGCCGCGGGATCACCAGCATTGCCAACGTACTGGGCAGCAACACCTTCGACCTGCTGGTGTGTATTCCCGCAGGCGTTCTGATCGCCGGTGCCACAGTGGTCAATTTCTCCGTCGCCGCGCCGATGCTAGCCATTCTCACCGCCGCCACCATTCTGCTGTTCCTGATGATGCGCACGCACATGGTGCTGTCCCGTGCTGAGTCGGTGGGCCTGCTGGTGTTCTATGCCGCCTTTGTGGTGTGGATCAGCGCCGAGTGTTTTGGGCTCATCGACTGGGTTCCCAGCCTGCCGCCGGCGACCGGCGCCGCGTGA
- a CDS encoding amino acid ABC transporter ATP-binding protein: MSLVNLNEIHKHFGDLHVLKGIDMDVTEGEVVTIIGRSGSGKSTLLRTINGLEAIDDGSIRVDGVGLEAGQKNLRELRLKVGMVFQQFNLFPHLSAGENVMLALKVVKGISKAEARQMALDALGKVGLENRFDAFPDQLSGGQQQRVAIARALAMSPKVLLCDEITSALDPELVNEVLNVVRRLADEGMTLIMVTHEMRFARDVSDKLVFMHEGRVHESGDPRDLFTAPGTPELSAFIQSVT, from the coding sequence ATGTCACTCGTTAACCTCAATGAAATCCACAAGCACTTCGGCGACCTGCACGTGCTCAAAGGCATCGACATGGACGTCACCGAAGGCGAGGTGGTCACCATCATCGGCCGCAGCGGCTCCGGCAAGAGCACCCTGCTGCGCACCATCAACGGCCTGGAAGCGATTGACGACGGCAGCATCCGGGTGGACGGCGTGGGCCTGGAGGCCGGCCAGAAGAATCTGCGCGAACTGCGCCTGAAAGTGGGCATGGTGTTCCAGCAGTTCAACCTGTTTCCGCACCTGTCCGCCGGCGAGAACGTGATGCTAGCGCTCAAGGTGGTCAAGGGCATCAGCAAGGCGGAGGCCCGGCAGATGGCGCTGGACGCCCTGGGCAAGGTGGGCCTGGAGAACCGTTTCGACGCGTTTCCCGATCAGCTCTCCGGCGGTCAGCAGCAGCGGGTGGCCATTGCCCGGGCGCTGGCCATGTCGCCCAAGGTGCTGCTGTGCGACGAGATCACCTCGGCGCTGGATCCGGAGCTGGTCAACGAGGTGCTGAACGTGGTCCGCAGGCTGGCCGACGAGGGCATGACACTGATCATGGTGACCCACGAAATGCGCTTCGCCCGGGATGTGAGCGACAAGCTGGTGTTCATGCACGAAGGCCGGGTGCACGAGTCCGGTGATCCCAGGGACCTGTTCACGGCGCCCGGGACGCCCGAGTTGTCTGCATTCATCCAGTCCGTCACCTGA
- a CDS encoding amino acid ABC transporter permease — protein MTEFTLLDMLRGLWSGLQWTVLLSLLAFVLGGIVGLLVLFARISSHWLLRSLSKGYIELFQGTPLLMQLFMLFFGISLLGLDVSPWVAAALGLTLFTSAFLAEIWRGCVESIPRGQWEASGSLAFSYGEQMRHVILPQALRIAIPPTVGFSVQVVKGTAVASIIGFAELTKTGTMIANATFDPFVVYGLVALGYFALCWPLSLFARRLEGAFHVTR, from the coding sequence ATGACCGAATTCACCCTGCTCGACATGCTGCGCGGCCTCTGGTCGGGCCTGCAGTGGACGGTCCTGCTGTCGCTGCTGGCCTTCGTGCTGGGCGGCATTGTGGGGCTGCTCGTGCTGTTCGCGCGCATCAGCAGCCACTGGCTGCTGCGCAGCCTGTCGAAAGGCTATATCGAACTGTTCCAGGGCACGCCGTTGCTGATGCAACTGTTCATGCTGTTCTTCGGCATCTCGCTGCTGGGGCTGGACGTGTCCCCGTGGGTGGCGGCAGCGCTTGGCCTGACGCTGTTCACCAGCGCCTTTCTGGCGGAGATCTGGCGCGGCTGCGTCGAGTCGATTCCCCGCGGCCAGTGGGAGGCCTCCGGCAGCCTGGCCTTCAGCTACGGCGAGCAGATGCGCCACGTGATCCTGCCCCAGGCCCTGCGCATTGCCATTCCGCCGACGGTGGGATTCTCCGTCCAGGTGGTGAAAGGCACGGCGGTGGCCTCGATCATCGGATTCGCCGAACTGACCAAGACCGGCACCATGATCGCCAACGCCACGTTCGATCCATTCGTGGTCTATGGCCTGGTCGCACTGGGGTATTTCGCCCTCTGTTGGCCGCTGTCGCTGTTTGCCCGACGCCTTGAAGGAGCTTTCCATGTCACTCGTTAA
- a CDS encoding amino acid ABC transporter permease, whose amino-acid sequence MAYEFDFAATLEYSDLLLKGAGFTLALTAVGSVLGIGLGIACAVCRAWGIRPFNWIATVYVEVIRNTPFLVQLFFIFFGLPQMGVRMSEWEAAVLAMVINLGAYSTEIVRAGIQATTRGQIEAGESLALNRFQIFRHVVLRPSLQRVWPALSSQVIIVMLGSAVCSQIATEELTFAANFIQSRNFRAFETYAITTVIYFLMALGIRQIFNLLGRYVIARRPITGRAGA is encoded by the coding sequence ATGGCTTATGAATTCGACTTTGCCGCGACCCTTGAGTACAGCGACCTGCTGCTCAAGGGCGCGGGGTTTACCCTGGCGCTGACCGCCGTCGGTAGCGTGCTGGGCATTGGGCTCGGTATCGCCTGCGCGGTGTGCCGGGCGTGGGGCATCCGCCCCTTCAACTGGATCGCAACGGTGTACGTCGAGGTCATCCGCAACACCCCGTTCCTGGTGCAGTTGTTCTTCATCTTCTTCGGCTTGCCGCAGATGGGCGTTCGCATGAGTGAATGGGAGGCGGCCGTGCTGGCGATGGTGATCAACCTGGGCGCCTATTCCACGGAGATCGTGCGGGCCGGCATCCAGGCGACCACCCGGGGCCAGATCGAGGCCGGCGAATCGCTCGCCCTGAACCGCTTCCAGATCTTCCGCCACGTCGTGCTGCGGCCTTCCCTGCAACGGGTCTGGCCAGCGCTCAGCAGCCAGGTCATCATCGTGATGCTGGGTTCCGCCGTGTGTTCGCAGATCGCGACCGAAGAGCTAACGTTCGCGGCCAATTTCATCCAGTCACGGAATTTCCGCGCCTTTGAGACCTACGCCATCACCACCGTCATCTACTTCCTGATGGCGCTGGGCATCCGCCAGATTTTCAATCTGCTCGGGCGCTACGTGATTGCCCGCCGACCGATCACCGGGAGGGCTGGCGCATGA
- a CDS encoding transporter substrate-binding domain-containing protein, whose amino-acid sequence MKATTRNRSQRWAHRLLAPLLALCAAFGAVTTHANTLDDIQQRGVLKVAVPQDFPPFGSIGTDMQPQGYDIDMARLIAEDLDVDVELIPVTSANRIPFLTTGKADLVISSLGKNPDRAKVIDFSEPYAPFFNGVFGPADAAVSGADDLQDQVIAVTRGSIEDLELTKIAPDSATLKRFEDNNATISAFLSGQSDLIATGNVVAAAVGERTSGRDLEVKFLIKNSPCYVGVAKGEDALIAKVNEIIEGAHADGRLNDISERWLNAPLPETF is encoded by the coding sequence ATGAAAGCAACCACCCGCAACCGTTCACAGCGCTGGGCCCACCGGCTGCTGGCTCCGCTGCTCGCCCTTTGCGCCGCGTTCGGCGCGGTCACCACCCACGCCAATACCCTGGACGACATCCAGCAGCGCGGCGTGCTCAAGGTCGCGGTGCCCCAGGATTTCCCACCGTTTGGCAGCATCGGCACCGACATGCAGCCCCAGGGCTACGACATCGATATGGCCAGGCTGATCGCGGAAGACCTCGACGTGGACGTGGAACTGATTCCGGTCACCAGCGCCAACCGCATCCCCTTCCTGACCACCGGCAAGGCGGACCTGGTGATCTCCAGCCTGGGCAAGAACCCGGATCGCGCCAAGGTCATCGACTTCTCCGAGCCGTACGCGCCGTTCTTCAACGGCGTTTTCGGCCCGGCCGATGCGGCTGTCAGTGGCGCAGACGATCTGCAGGATCAGGTCATCGCAGTCACTCGCGGTTCCATCGAGGATCTGGAGCTGACCAAGATCGCCCCGGACAGCGCCACCCTGAAGCGCTTTGAGGACAACAACGCCACCATCTCCGCGTTCCTGTCCGGGCAGTCCGACCTGATTGCCACCGGTAACGTCGTGGCCGCCGCCGTTGGCGAGCGCACCTCCGGCCGCGACCTTGAGGTCAAGTTCCTGATCAAGAACTCGCCGTGCTACGTGGGGGTCGCCAAGGGCGAGGACGCTCTGATCGCCAAGGTGAACGAGATCATCGAGGGCGCCCATGCCGACGGCCGTCTCAACGACATTTCCGAGCGCTGGCTCAACGCGCCGCTGCCGGAAACGTTCTGA
- a CDS encoding FadR/GntR family transcriptional regulator encodes MSTLSSVAAQALQRKITSADYAPGSRLPSQRALAESLGISRTSLREAISMLEALGLVRSHPGKGVYVSERTPHSSDDVPRGPAGVTAESIFQLRYIVEPAAAALAARHGNTAVDELQETQGQLERALTRLDLVAAAEWDLEFHKRIARHSGNPSLAEVMQESRIKIGYSLRLPFANTQRVWETVDEHRAVIQAVATGDAEQARRAMQRHLLAAADRIGIRFEQP; translated from the coding sequence ATGTCAACGCTTTCCAGCGTGGCAGCCCAGGCGCTGCAACGGAAAATCACCAGCGCCGACTACGCCCCCGGCAGCCGCTTGCCCTCGCAGCGGGCGCTGGCCGAAAGCCTGGGGATCAGCCGGACCTCCCTGCGCGAAGCGATCTCAATGCTCGAAGCCCTGGGGCTGGTTCGCTCCCATCCCGGCAAGGGGGTCTATGTCAGCGAACGCACGCCCCACAGCAGCGATGATGTGCCCCGCGGACCCGCCGGCGTCACCGCCGAATCCATTTTCCAGCTGCGCTACATCGTGGAGCCGGCCGCCGCCGCCCTCGCCGCCCGACACGGCAACACCGCCGTCGATGAACTGCAGGAGACACAGGGCCAGTTAGAGCGCGCACTGACCCGACTGGACCTTGTGGCCGCCGCCGAGTGGGACCTGGAATTCCACAAGCGAATCGCCCGCCATTCGGGCAATCCGTCACTGGCGGAGGTAATGCAGGAAAGCCGGATCAAGATCGGCTACAGCCTGCGCCTGCCATTCGCCAACACCCAACGCGTCTGGGAGACCGTCGACGAACACCGCGCGGTGATCCAGGCGGTCGCCACCGGCGATGCCGAACAGGCACGCCGGGCGATGCAGCGACACCTGCTCGCGGCGGCCGACCGGATCGGCATTCGCTTCGAACAACCCTGA
- a CDS encoding LysR family transcriptional regulator, producing MGTQMKPSLPLLESDVLRSFVAIAETASFSRAARQVFRTTSAVSMQIKRLEETLGQKLFVREARRVSLTPEGETLLRYSRRLLKLNEEAVSEFLRPALSGTVRIGTTDDVGTRILPSILAESARSHPALQVDVVVASSELLRDRIDGGDLDLALITCNGDDGQARHGTVVHTEPLVWAHRDGGTAVDRRPLPVAFANPGCVWRGAALAALDKADIPYRVAYNCEHCAGQRAAMEADLAVAPFPRSLLEKPIREVPENTGLPPLGHYQIEMLQNTQTGEAVDALAGYVANAFAGLRKDS from the coding sequence ATGGGCACCCAAATGAAACCCTCGCTACCGCTGCTGGAAAGCGACGTGCTGCGCAGCTTCGTCGCCATCGCCGAAACCGCCAGCTTCAGCCGCGCCGCCCGCCAGGTCTTTCGGACCACCTCGGCGGTCAGCATGCAGATCAAGCGACTGGAAGAAACCCTGGGGCAGAAGCTGTTCGTACGCGAGGCCCGCCGGGTCAGCCTGACACCGGAAGGCGAGACCCTGCTGCGCTATAGCCGGCGGCTGCTCAAGCTCAATGAGGAAGCGGTATCTGAATTCCTGCGTCCCGCCCTGAGCGGTACGGTCCGTATCGGCACCACGGACGATGTCGGCACCCGCATCCTGCCCAGCATCCTGGCCGAGTCCGCCCGCTCCCACCCGGCTCTGCAGGTGGACGTGGTGGTCGCCAGCAGCGAACTGCTGCGCGACCGTATCGATGGGGGCGACCTCGACCTGGCGCTGATCACCTGCAACGGCGACGACGGACAGGCCCGTCACGGCACCGTGGTGCACACCGAACCGCTGGTGTGGGCCCATCGCGACGGCGGCACGGCCGTCGATCGGCGCCCCTTGCCGGTCGCCTTCGCCAACCCCGGATGCGTCTGGCGTGGCGCCGCCCTGGCCGCGCTGGACAAGGCCGACATCCCCTATCGCGTGGCCTACAACTGCGAGCACTGCGCCGGCCAACGCGCCGCCATGGAAGCCGACCTGGCCGTCGCGCCCTTCCCCCGGAGCCTGCTCGAAAAACCCATCCGGGAAGTGCCGGAAAACACCGGTCTGCCACCGTTGGGGCACTACCAGATCGAAATGCTGCAGAACACCCAGACCGGCGAAGCCGTGGACGCCCTGGCGGGCTACGTCGCCAACGCCTTTGCGGGACTGCGAAAAGACAGCTAG
- a CDS encoding CBS domain-containing protein has protein sequence MMQNYKALPTHEVIGNQRIVDPQQHQDLTPDDAATSVMRDFRHKRPATISADLDVKEARSLMKSADVPLKLVINHRGEFLGLIGLKDILGKRVMAQAHAMGISQDDLQVSDIMHPASEFPSVHIRDLERMRVGDVVETFNRAHTEHFLVFEDDAQHPGTTCLCGLVSASVVARRLHIALDSRARARSFSDIVHAVHGHFE, from the coding sequence ATGATGCAGAACTACAAGGCACTTCCGACCCATGAAGTTATCGGTAACCAGCGGATCGTGGATCCCCAGCAGCACCAGGACCTGACGCCGGACGACGCGGCCACCAGCGTCATGCGCGACTTCCGGCACAAGCGCCCGGCCACCATCAGCGCCGACCTGGATGTGAAGGAAGCGCGCTCATTGATGAAGTCCGCCGACGTGCCGCTGAAACTGGTGATCAACCACCGTGGTGAATTCCTCGGCCTGATCGGCCTCAAGGACATCCTGGGCAAGCGGGTCATGGCCCAGGCACACGCCATGGGCATCAGCCAGGACGACCTGCAGGTCAGCGACATCATGCACCCGGCCAGCGAATTCCCCAGCGTCCATATCCGGGACCTGGAGCGGATGCGTGTGGGCGACGTGGTGGAAACCTTCAACCGCGCCCACACCGAACACTTCCTGGTGTTCGAGGATGACGCCCAGCACCCGGGAACCACCTGCCTGTGCGGCCTCGTTTCCGCCAGCGTGGTAGCCCGTCGCCTGCACATCGCCCTGGACAGCCGTGCACGCGCCCGCTCCTTCTCGGACATCGTGCACGCCGTCCACGGTCACTTCGAGTAA